From the Triticum aestivum cultivar Chinese Spring unplaced genomic scaffold, IWGSC CS RefSeq v2.1 scaffold82485, whole genome shotgun sequence genome, one window contains:
- the LOC123176152 gene encoding protein synthesis inhibitor II-like — protein MAAKMAKNVDKPLFTATFNVQSSSADYVTFITGIRNKLRNPGHSSHNRPVLPPIEPNVPPSRWFHIVLKTSSASTGLRLATRADNLYWEGFKSSDGTWWELTPGLIPGAIYVGFGGTYRDLLGDTDKLTNVALGRQQMADAVTALYGRTKADKTSGPKQQQAKEAVTTLLLLVHEATRFQTLSGFVAGLLHPKAVEKKSGKISNELKAQVNGWQDLSEALLKTDAKPPPGKPPAKFTPIEKMGVRTAEQAAATLGILLFVQVPGGMTVAQALELFHKSGGK, from the coding sequence ATGGCGGCAAAGATGGCGAAGAACGTGGACAAGCCGCTCTTCACGGCGACGTTCAACGTCCAGAGCAGCTCCGCCGACTATgtcaccttcatcaccggcatcCGCAACAAGCTCCGCAACCCGGGGCACTCCTCCCACAACCGCCCCGTGCTGCCGCCGATCGAGCCGAACGTCCCGCCGAGCAGGTGGTTCCACATCGTGCTCAAGACATCGTCGGCCAGCACCGGGCTCAGGCTCGCCACCCGCGCCGACAACCTCTACTGGGAGGGCTTCAAGAGCAGCGATGGCACCTGGTGGGAGCTCACCCCCGGCCTCATCCCCGGCGCCATCTACGTCGGGTTTGGCGGCACCTACCGCGACCTCCTCGGCGACACCGACAAGCTGACCAACGTCGCTCTCGGCCGGCAGCAGATGGCCGACGCGGTGACCGCGCTCTACGGGCGCACCAAGGCCGATAAGACCTCCGGCCCGAAGCAGCAGCAGGCGAAGGAGGCGGTAACGACGCTGCTCCTCTTGGTGCACGAGGCCACGCGGTTCCAGACCCTGTCTGGGTTCGTGGCCGGTCTGCTGCACCCCAAGGCGGTGGAGAAGAAGAGCGGGAAGATCTCCAACGAGCTAAAGGCCCAGGTGAACGGGTGGCAGGACCTGTCTGAAGCGCTGCTGAAGACGGACGCGAAGCCCCCGCCAGGAAAGCCGCCAGCGAAGTTCACGCCGATCGAGAAGATGGGCGTGAGGACGGCGGAGCAGGCGGCCGCCACCCTGGGGATCCTGCTGTTCGTCCAGGTGCCCGGTGGGATGACGGTGGCCCAGGCGCTGGAGCTGTTTCATAAGAGTGGGGGGAAATAG